One window of Nocardioides dongkuii genomic DNA carries:
- a CDS encoding FadR/GntR family transcriptional regulator has translation MRAYKHVVERVEEQILAGTLKVGDRLPPERDLAAQLQVSRAAVREAMRTLEAQGVVRSGVGSGPDAGTVVSALPSEALTRLLRLHVALANFAMDDVVAARVMLERSSAALAAAHASPAALAAVAEPLQAMAAEPDRHEFNDLDTAFHIAVAEAGGNRLVADMTIAIREAMRLPILRELEQLGDRWPAVRSRLYAEHRAIHDAIAAGDETRAGDLMAEHIHSSRRLLAP, from the coding sequence GTGCGCGCCTACAAGCACGTCGTGGAGCGGGTCGAGGAGCAGATCCTGGCCGGCACCCTCAAGGTCGGCGACCGGCTGCCCCCCGAGCGCGACCTCGCCGCGCAGCTGCAGGTCTCGCGGGCCGCCGTCCGCGAGGCGATGCGGACGCTCGAGGCCCAGGGCGTCGTGCGCTCGGGCGTCGGCTCGGGGCCGGACGCCGGCACCGTGGTCTCCGCGCTGCCCTCCGAGGCGCTGACCCGGCTGCTGCGGCTGCACGTCGCGCTGGCCAACTTCGCGATGGACGACGTGGTCGCGGCCCGGGTGATGCTGGAGCGCTCCAGCGCCGCGCTGGCGGCCGCCCACGCCTCGCCCGCGGCGCTCGCCGCCGTCGCCGAGCCGCTGCAGGCGATGGCCGCCGAGCCGGACCGGCACGAGTTCAACGACCTGGACACCGCCTTCCACATCGCCGTCGCCGAGGCGGGCGGGAACCGGCTGGTCGCCGACATGACCATCGCGATCCGCGAGGCGATGCGGCTGCCGATCCTGCGCGAGCTCGAGCAGCTCGGCGACCGCTGGCCCGCCGTACGCAGCCGGCTGTACGCCGAGCACCGCGCGATCCACGACGCCATCGCCGCCGGCGACGAGACCCGCGCCGGCGACCTGATGGCCGAGCACATCCACTCCTCGCGGCGCCTCCTCGCGCCGTAG
- a CDS encoding helix-turn-helix domain-containing protein — protein MERPDELTLRILARLADGATAAEAAVACNVSESTLNRRLLSLRRAWGLENNTQVLVRAVRVGLV, from the coding sequence TTGGAGCGACCCGACGAGCTGACGCTGCGGATCCTGGCCCGGCTGGCCGACGGCGCGACCGCGGCCGAGGCGGCCGTGGCCTGCAACGTCTCGGAGAGCACGCTGAACCGCCGGCTGCTCTCGCTGCGCCGGGCGTGGGGGCTCGAGAACAACACCCAGGTCCTGGTCCGGGCGGTCCGGGTCGGCCTGGTCTGA
- a CDS encoding family 78 glycoside hydrolase catalytic domain, with translation MRRSTSTLAVLALMGGLATAVPPSAGAASPAATAASAAAEAAEVQVSGLTTNGRTDPLGIPGATPSLGWKATSTARGVEQSAYQVRVASDEDALAEADVWDSGKVASSRQVDVAYGGPALTSQTRYIWQVRTWDGSDTESAWSEPASFETGMLDASDWDSAQWVGGATGDELARWTDYTATFDFRIDNLVFGTYVRAADLNNGYMWQLNVANGTPRFRPHKKTNGGYALMAEKDISSTISAADLRTGFHTMEVTFDGNLIVTTLDGKEIDRRTDSSFRRGFVGFRTDTATEGAEAQTVRDVRVVAKTGEVLLDTDFASGENPFTGGTLTPEGYAQSGRADTLWRVPEDNLPLLRTEFATESGKTVERARVYATSRGIYELNLNGEKVGDQFLAPGWTDYTKRFQHQTYDVTEQVRGGANSFGAELADGWWSGRLAHLGRRLYGSELSLLARLRVDYTDGTSQWVDTNSGWTTASGPYTFTDNIDGESYDARQERAGWDQPGYDATGWGPVVVRTKPAGAVLPQPDEPVRVLEELPAVERTEAPAGRFIYDVGQNMVGVARMRIQGQAGKTVTIRYAEELNPDGSMYTANLRSAKVTDHYTFAEDGTVTYEPKFTQHGFRYIEISGAATPPAVADVTGVVWGSDLPDTGDLETSDPMLNQLVSNISWGQRGNFLSVPTDTPARDERMGWTGDINVFAPTASYLTDTRAFLTKWMVDLRDSARPNGDLPGVAPELPTMPLGGGVGWSDAMITVPYAVWRAHGDASIVRENYAAMAKYFDFVEAGAGADLIDSARGSYNDWLNLDDPTPCEVLCTAYFAEDARMMAEMAEELGKDAEAAEYAALSTRIRATFTDQLISADGTVRGDSQAGYAMALGMDLVDDPALRTRVAEKFVAKLARSGYHLSTGFLGTPWLLPALSSIGRDDLAYTMLMHKDYPSWGYEVEMGATTMWERWNSIMPDGSFGPVEMNSFNHYAYGAVGDWMYQNIGGIRALEPGYKKTQVAPVIGGGLTHGGGDYDSVYGPIRTDWELAGDDVALTVEVPVNTTAEVVLPAENAYAVTESGELLDDVDGVTGTTDDGDTVTVTVGSGSYDFEVSAGSGLLGSVLEDLEALRTHVADLADEGDLAAADRTHLDEGVEAVTGDVRDALLAGLEEDGATVTTKLESALAELRTLRTWLAGSGVAAPVRADLDGRMAAIEAALVRGVTTSMGVTVTLPPVAGAVLPGSAVQGTIEVTNDGTTDLTALRGEVAVRGLGEAAVELARVPAGESVQLPVAIEVPARQDPQAYDAVLSLTYTSGEDTFTVTDTTTDWVTVTSGLEIGDLAVAIDGADRSEHATVTVPVANTGTADVRARVVLTVPDGFGSVPSAEVLVPAGGESAVEVPVVLPLDLVGGAVPVTVDVRRAGASLVSAETTATFDLPRPPTAYVDHVDFGAPASENAHGIQASPTSGTNVEAGLTRRYANAGTPGAWYSVTVDVPAGEPFLLRGVETYGGPTPKKYHVYVDDVLVKTQLVPRTESGPGIKVYDALLSGPAVEENDGNVRIKFEYPRDAAGFHDPSIADLWVLKVPADTQAPDVSASVVSGTVGDAGWYRSDVGVEVSAVDNRDATPTVETGAGGGWTPYAGPLAVTGDGEHEVTYRATDDAGNASAVRTATVAIDATAPQTTMAATRGAGVEGADSATVTFAATDATSGVASTVYRVDGGEWAAVGDEPVRVEGFGEHVVDFASTDVAGNPEPVRTQTVSLADVDAVAALVVPQVTGAARLGLTLTATPGSWNTKGLSFDYQWLRGGSPVRGATGSTYRLSAADLGKRLSVRVTAAKPGKEPGVATSTATAPVAKATSRTKLTVNRSKVASGKPVKVTVRVASQAQATGKVAVRVDGKVVGKAKVRKGKAVITIKVRATGRHKVTATYLGSRKVARSTSAPRTIRVR, from the coding sequence TTGCGACGGAGCACCTCGACGCTGGCGGTGCTGGCCCTGATGGGCGGCCTCGCCACCGCGGTGCCGCCGTCCGCGGGCGCGGCGAGCCCCGCCGCGACCGCCGCGAGCGCTGCCGCTGAGGCCGCCGAGGTGCAGGTCTCCGGCCTGACCACCAACGGCCGCACCGACCCGCTGGGCATCCCCGGCGCGACCCCGAGCCTGGGCTGGAAGGCCACCTCGACCGCGCGCGGCGTCGAGCAGAGCGCCTACCAGGTCCGGGTCGCCTCCGACGAGGACGCGCTGGCCGAGGCCGACGTCTGGGACAGCGGCAAGGTCGCCTCGTCCCGCCAGGTCGACGTCGCGTACGGCGGGCCCGCGCTGACCTCGCAGACCCGCTACATCTGGCAGGTCCGCACCTGGGACGGCTCGGACACCGAGTCCGCGTGGAGCGAGCCCGCGTCCTTCGAGACCGGCATGCTCGACGCCTCCGACTGGGACTCGGCGCAGTGGGTCGGGGGAGCGACCGGCGACGAGCTGGCCCGCTGGACCGACTACACCGCCACCTTCGACTTCCGCATCGACAACCTGGTCTTCGGCACCTACGTCCGCGCCGCGGACCTCAACAACGGCTACATGTGGCAGCTCAACGTGGCCAACGGGACGCCGCGCTTCCGTCCGCACAAGAAGACCAACGGCGGCTACGCGCTGATGGCCGAGAAGGACATCTCCTCGACGATCTCGGCGGCCGACCTGAGGACCGGCTTCCACACGATGGAGGTGACCTTCGACGGGAACCTCATCGTCACCACGCTCGACGGCAAGGAGATCGACCGCCGGACCGACAGCTCCTTCCGGCGCGGCTTCGTCGGCTTCCGCACCGACACCGCGACCGAGGGCGCCGAGGCGCAGACCGTCCGCGACGTGCGCGTGGTCGCCAAGACCGGCGAGGTCCTCCTCGACACCGACTTCGCCTCCGGCGAGAACCCCTTCACCGGCGGGACGCTGACCCCGGAGGGCTACGCCCAGTCGGGCCGCGCCGACACCCTCTGGCGCGTGCCGGAGGACAACCTGCCGCTGCTGCGCACCGAGTTCGCCACCGAGTCGGGCAAGACGGTCGAGCGGGCCCGCGTGTACGCCACCTCCCGGGGCATCTACGAGCTCAACCTCAACGGCGAGAAGGTCGGCGACCAGTTCCTCGCCCCCGGCTGGACCGACTACACCAAGCGGTTCCAGCACCAGACCTACGACGTGACCGAACAGGTCCGCGGTGGCGCGAACTCCTTCGGCGCCGAGCTGGCCGACGGTTGGTGGTCCGGCCGCCTCGCGCACCTGGGCCGCCGCCTCTACGGCTCCGAGCTCTCCCTCCTGGCCCGCCTCCGGGTGGACTACACCGACGGCACCAGCCAGTGGGTCGACACGAACAGCGGCTGGACCACCGCCTCGGGTCCCTACACCTTCACCGACAACATCGACGGCGAGTCGTACGACGCCCGCCAGGAGCGTGCCGGCTGGGACCAGCCGGGCTACGACGCCACGGGCTGGGGACCGGTGGTGGTCCGCACCAAGCCGGCGGGCGCGGTCCTGCCGCAGCCCGACGAGCCGGTGCGGGTGCTCGAGGAGCTCCCGGCCGTCGAGAGGACCGAGGCGCCGGCCGGCAGGTTCATCTACGACGTCGGGCAGAACATGGTCGGCGTCGCCCGGATGAGGATCCAGGGCCAGGCCGGCAAGACGGTCACCATCCGGTACGCCGAGGAGCTCAACCCCGACGGCAGCATGTACACCGCCAACCTGCGCAGCGCGAAGGTGACCGACCACTACACGTTCGCCGAGGACGGCACGGTCACCTACGAGCCGAAGTTCACCCAGCACGGGTTCCGCTACATCGAGATCTCGGGTGCGGCCACGCCCCCCGCGGTCGCGGACGTGACCGGCGTGGTCTGGGGCTCGGACCTGCCCGACACCGGCGACCTCGAGACGTCCGACCCCATGCTCAACCAGCTGGTCAGCAACATCTCGTGGGGTCAGCGGGGCAACTTCCTCTCCGTCCCGACCGACACCCCCGCCCGTGACGAGCGGATGGGCTGGACCGGCGACATCAACGTCTTCGCCCCCACCGCGAGCTACCTCACCGACACCCGGGCGTTCCTCACCAAGTGGATGGTCGACCTGCGCGACTCCGCGCGGCCGAACGGCGACCTGCCCGGCGTCGCGCCGGAGCTGCCCACCATGCCGCTCGGCGGCGGCGTCGGCTGGTCCGACGCCATGATCACCGTCCCCTACGCGGTCTGGCGCGCCCACGGCGACGCCTCCATCGTGCGGGAGAACTACGCCGCCATGGCGAAGTACTTCGACTTCGTCGAGGCCGGTGCGGGCGCGGACCTGATCGACTCGGCCCGCGGCAGCTACAACGACTGGCTCAACCTCGACGACCCGACCCCGTGCGAGGTGCTGTGCACGGCGTACTTCGCCGAGGACGCCCGGATGATGGCGGAGATGGCGGAGGAGCTCGGCAAGGACGCCGAGGCAGCGGAGTACGCCGCGCTGTCCACCCGGATCCGCGCCACCTTCACCGACCAGCTGATCAGCGCCGACGGCACCGTCCGCGGCGACAGCCAGGCGGGCTACGCGATGGCGCTCGGCATGGACCTGGTCGACGACCCGGCGCTGCGCACCCGCGTGGCGGAGAAGTTCGTCGCCAAGCTCGCCCGCAGCGGCTACCACCTGAGCACCGGCTTCCTCGGCACGCCGTGGCTGCTGCCGGCGCTGAGCAGCATCGGCCGCGACGACCTCGCGTACACGATGCTGATGCACAAGGACTACCCGTCCTGGGGCTACGAGGTCGAGATGGGCGCCACCACCATGTGGGAGCGCTGGAACTCGATCATGCCCGACGGCTCGTTCGGGCCGGTGGAGATGAACTCCTTCAACCACTACGCCTACGGCGCGGTCGGCGACTGGATGTACCAGAACATCGGTGGCATCCGGGCGCTGGAGCCCGGCTACAAGAAGACCCAGGTGGCTCCGGTCATCGGCGGCGGGCTCACCCACGGCGGGGGCGACTACGACTCCGTCTACGGGCCGATCCGCACCGACTGGGAGCTCGCCGGCGACGACGTGGCGCTGACGGTCGAGGTCCCCGTCAACACGACGGCCGAGGTCGTCCTCCCCGCGGAGAACGCCTACGCGGTCACGGAGAGCGGTGAGCTGCTCGACGACGTCGACGGCGTCACCGGCACGACCGACGACGGCGACACGGTCACCGTCACGGTCGGCTCCGGCAGCTACGACTTCGAGGTCTCGGCGGGCAGCGGCCTGCTCGGCTCGGTCCTCGAGGACCTCGAGGCGCTCCGGACGCACGTCGCCGACCTCGCCGACGAGGGCGACCTCGCGGCGGCGGACCGCACGCACCTCGACGAGGGCGTGGAGGCGGTCACGGGCGACGTGCGCGACGCCCTGCTCGCCGGCCTCGAGGAGGACGGGGCCACCGTCACCACGAAGCTGGAGTCGGCGCTCGCCGAGCTGCGGACCCTGCGGACCTGGCTGGCCGGATCCGGCGTCGCCGCCCCCGTGCGGGCCGACCTGGACGGCCGGATGGCCGCGATCGAGGCCGCGCTGGTCCGGGGCGTCACCACGTCGATGGGGGTCACCGTGACCCTGCCGCCGGTGGCCGGCGCGGTGCTGCCCGGCAGCGCCGTCCAGGGCACCATCGAGGTGACCAACGACGGCACCACGGACCTCACCGCGCTCCGCGGCGAGGTCGCGGTGCGAGGACTGGGGGAGGCCGCCGTCGAGCTGGCGCGGGTGCCGGCCGGCGAGTCGGTGCAGCTGCCCGTCGCGATCGAGGTCCCGGCGCGCCAGGACCCCCAGGCGTACGACGCCGTCCTGTCGCTGACCTACACCTCGGGCGAGGACACCTTCACGGTGACCGACACCACGACCGACTGGGTCACGGTCACCTCCGGGCTGGAGATCGGTGACCTGGCCGTCGCCATCGACGGGGCCGACCGCAGCGAGCACGCGACGGTCACCGTCCCGGTGGCCAACACCGGCACGGCCGACGTCCGGGCCCGCGTGGTGCTGACCGTCCCGGACGGCTTCGGCTCGGTGCCCTCGGCGGAGGTGCTCGTCCCCGCCGGTGGCGAGAGCGCGGTCGAGGTGCCGGTGGTGCTCCCGCTGGACCTGGTCGGCGGTGCCGTCCCCGTGACGGTGGACGTGCGCCGGGCCGGCGCGAGCCTGGTCTCGGCCGAGACCACGGCGACGTTCGACCTGCCCCGTCCGCCGACCGCCTACGTCGACCACGTCGACTTCGGGGCCCCGGCCTCGGAGAACGCGCACGGCATCCAGGCCTCGCCCACCAGCGGCACGAACGTCGAGGCCGGCCTCACGCGGCGCTATGCCAATGCGGGCACGCCCGGCGCGTGGTACTCCGTGACGGTCGACGTCCCTGCGGGGGAGCCGTTCCTGCTCCGCGGCGTCGAGACCTACGGAGGGCCGACGCCCAAGAAGTACCACGTCTACGTCGACGACGTGCTGGTCAAGACCCAGCTGGTGCCGCGCACCGAGAGCGGCCCGGGCATCAAGGTCTACGACGCGCTCCTCTCCGGCCCCGCGGTCGAGGAGAACGACGGCAACGTCCGGATCAAGTTCGAGTACCCCCGCGACGCCGCCGGCTTCCACGACCCCTCGATCGCGGACCTGTGGGTGCTCAAGGTGCCCGCGGACACGCAGGCGCCGGACGTCTCGGCGTCGGTCGTGAGCGGCACGGTCGGCGACGCCGGCTGGTACCGCTCGGACGTGGGCGTCGAGGTGAGCGCGGTCGACAACCGGGACGCCACGCCGACCGTGGAGACGGGCGCCGGCGGCGGGTGGACGCCGTACGCCGGGCCGCTCGCGGTCACCGGTGACGGCGAGCACGAGGTGACCTACCGGGCCACCGACGACGCCGGCAACGCCTCCGCGGTCCGGACCGCGACCGTGGCCATCGACGCCACGGCGCCGCAGACCACGATGGCGGCGACCCGGGGAGCGGGTGTCGAGGGAGCGGACTCCGCCACCGTGACGTTCGCCGCCACGGACGCCACCAGCGGCGTGGCCTCGACGGTCTACCGGGTCGACGGGGGCGAGTGGGCCGCCGTCGGCGACGAGCCGGTGCGGGTCGAGGGATTCGGCGAGCACGTCGTCGACTTCGCCTCCACCGACGTCGCGGGCAACCCCGAGCCGGTGCGGACGCAGACGGTCAGCCTGGCCGACGTCGACGCCGTCGCCGCACTGGTCGTGCCCCAGGTCACCGGGGCGGCCAGGCTCGGGTTGACCCTGACCGCCACGCCGGGGTCCTGGAACACCAAGGGCCTGAGCTTCGACTACCAGTGGCTGCGCGGCGGCTCGCCGGTGCGCGGCGCGACGGGCTCGACCTACCGGCTCTCGGCCGCCGACCTCGGGAAGCGGCTGTCGGTGCGGGTCACCGCGGCCAAGCCTGGCAAGGAGCCCGGGGTGGCCACGTCGACGGCCACCGCGCCGGTCGCCAAGGCGACCTCGCGCACGAAGCTCACGGTGAACCGCAGCAAGGTCGCCTCGGGCAAGCCGGTCAAGGTCACGGTGCGGGTCGCCTCGCAGGCGCAGGCCACCGGCAAGGTCGCGGTGCGGGTCGACGGCAAGGTGGTGGGCAAGGCCAAGGTCCGCAAGGGCAAGGCCGTGATCACGATCAAGGTCCGCGCGACCGGACGTCACAAGGTGACCGCGACGTACCTCGGCTCGCGGAAGGTGGCGCGGTCCACCTCGGCGCCGCGCACGATCCGGGTCCGGTGA
- a CDS encoding (Fe-S)-binding protein, whose product MRVALMVTCVNDAMFPETGKAVVTLLRRLGVDVEFPTAQTCCAQPMVNTGYLDEAVPVVRTFVDAFAGYDAIVTPSGSCAGSARHQHGIVARRSGDAALERAVAETSPRTYELTEFLVDVLGVTDVGAYFPHRVTYHPTCHSLRMLGVGDRPRQLLEQVRGLRLTELPAAEECCGFGGTFAVKNADTSIAMGADKARHVRDTGAEVLVAGDNSCLMHIGGVLSRQRSGVRVMHLAEILAATEDAAVTA is encoded by the coding sequence ATGCGCGTCGCGTTGATGGTCACCTGCGTCAACGACGCGATGTTCCCCGAGACGGGGAAGGCGGTCGTGACGCTGCTGCGCCGCCTCGGCGTCGACGTCGAGTTCCCGACCGCGCAGACCTGCTGCGCGCAGCCGATGGTCAACACCGGCTACCTCGACGAGGCGGTGCCCGTGGTGCGCACCTTCGTCGACGCCTTCGCGGGGTACGACGCGATCGTCACGCCGTCGGGCTCGTGCGCCGGGTCGGCGCGGCACCAGCACGGGATCGTGGCCCGGCGCTCGGGCGACGCCGCCCTGGAGCGCGCGGTCGCCGAGACCTCGCCGAGGACCTACGAGCTGACCGAGTTCCTCGTCGACGTGCTGGGCGTGACCGACGTCGGCGCCTACTTCCCCCACCGGGTGACCTACCACCCCACCTGCCACTCGCTGCGGATGCTCGGGGTCGGCGACCGGCCCCGGCAGTTGCTCGAGCAGGTCCGCGGCCTCCGGCTCACCGAGCTGCCGGCGGCGGAGGAGTGCTGCGGGTTCGGCGGCACCTTCGCGGTCAAGAACGCCGACACCTCGATCGCGATGGGCGCCGACAAGGCCCGGCACGTCCGCGACACCGGTGCGGAGGTGCTGGTCGCGGGCGACAACTCCTGCCTGATGCACATCGGCGGCGTGCTGTCCCGGCAGCGCTCCGGCGTCCGGGTGATGCACCTGGCCGAGATCCTGGCCGCGACCGAGGACGCGGCGGTGACCGCGTGA
- a CDS encoding LutC/YkgG family protein: protein MSSAREDILGRVRAALADVEPDREPVVAPRLAVRPAEEVVDLFAERVEDYRAIVERCTPEQLAGRVAAAVPPGASVVVPAGLSVDVAGAAVDDGTLTSADLDALDVVVTDARVGVAETGTIVLDHTAGMGRRALTLVPDRHVCIVRTEQVVADVPDALVLLDPARPLTWISGPSATSDIELDRVEGVHGPRTLHVILVG, encoded by the coding sequence ATGAGCTCGGCCCGTGAGGACATCCTGGGCAGGGTCCGCGCCGCCCTGGCCGACGTGGAGCCCGACCGCGAGCCGGTCGTGGCGCCGCGGCTCGCCGTACGACCGGCCGAGGAGGTCGTCGACCTGTTCGCCGAGCGGGTCGAGGACTACCGGGCGATCGTCGAGCGGTGCACCCCCGAGCAGCTGGCCGGGAGGGTCGCCGCCGCCGTGCCCCCCGGCGCCTCGGTCGTGGTGCCGGCCGGTCTCTCGGTCGACGTCGCGGGCGCGGCCGTCGACGACGGCACGCTGACCTCCGCCGACCTCGACGCCCTCGACGTGGTCGTCACCGACGCCCGGGTGGGGGTCGCCGAGACCGGCACGATCGTGCTCGACCACACCGCGGGGATGGGCCGCCGGGCGCTCACGCTGGTGCCCGACCGGCACGTCTGCATCGTCCGCACCGAGCAGGTGGTCGCCGACGTCCCCGACGCCCTGGTGCTCCTCGACCCGGCCCGCCCGCTGACCTGGATCAGCGGACCGTCGGCCACCAGCGACATCGAGCTCGACCGGGTCGAGGGCGTCCACGGCCCCCGCACGCTGCACGTGATCCTCGTCGGCTGA
- a CDS encoding lactate utilization protein B: MSGTFVGMPAFPEAARAALGDTQLRHNLAHATGVIRAKRSRLVTEVEESMPESGGWEALRLAGAGVKDRALRDLETQLVLLEERLTAAGATVHWARDAAEANAIVVAVAQRHQATEVVKVKSMVTQEIGLNEALEAEGIDAWETDLAEIIVQLGDDLPSHILVPAIHRNRAEIREIFLREMGKVGKPAPEGLTDEPAVLAGAAREHLREKFLRAKVAVSGANFAIAETGTLVVVESEGNGRMCLTLPEVLVSVVGIEKVVPTWAELDPLLRLLPRSSTGERMNPYTSTWSGVTPGDGPQEVHVVLLDNGRTRALADDVGRQALRCIRCSACLNVCPVYERTGGHAYGSVYPGPIGAILNPLLKGTGDPQTDSLPYASSLCGACFEACPVRIDIPEVLVHLRSKVVDGHRDDTVPKAEAVAFKGAAYALGDSRRLAWAERASGLAGRVMTRFGRTSLPGGRAAAGRVPGPGVGKWTSARDLPAPPAESFRAWWKRTDGGRR; encoded by the coding sequence GTGAGCGGCACCTTCGTCGGCATGCCGGCGTTCCCCGAGGCCGCCCGCGCGGCGCTCGGCGACACCCAGCTGCGGCACAACCTGGCGCACGCGACCGGGGTGATCCGGGCCAAGCGCTCCAGGCTGGTCACCGAGGTCGAGGAGTCGATGCCGGAGAGCGGGGGCTGGGAGGCGCTCCGGCTCGCCGGGGCCGGGGTCAAGGACCGGGCGCTGCGCGACCTGGAGACCCAGCTGGTGCTCCTCGAGGAGCGGCTGACCGCCGCCGGCGCCACCGTGCACTGGGCCCGCGACGCCGCCGAGGCGAACGCCATCGTGGTCGCCGTCGCGCAGCGGCACCAGGCCACGGAGGTCGTCAAGGTCAAGTCGATGGTCACCCAGGAGATCGGCCTCAACGAGGCCCTCGAGGCCGAGGGCATCGACGCCTGGGAGACCGACCTCGCCGAGATCATCGTGCAGCTGGGCGACGACCTGCCCAGTCACATCCTGGTGCCCGCGATCCACCGCAACCGCGCCGAGATCCGCGAGATCTTCCTGCGCGAGATGGGCAAGGTGGGCAAGCCCGCCCCCGAGGGGCTCACCGACGAGCCGGCCGTGCTCGCCGGCGCCGCCCGCGAGCACCTGCGCGAGAAGTTCCTGCGCGCCAAGGTCGCCGTCTCCGGCGCCAACTTCGCGATCGCCGAGACCGGGACCCTGGTGGTGGTCGAGTCCGAGGGCAACGGCCGGATGTGCCTGACCCTGCCCGAGGTGCTGGTGTCCGTGGTCGGCATCGAGAAGGTGGTCCCGACCTGGGCCGAGCTCGACCCGCTGCTGCGGCTGCTGCCGCGCTCCTCGACCGGCGAGCGGATGAACCCCTACACCTCCACCTGGTCCGGGGTGACCCCCGGCGACGGACCGCAGGAGGTGCATGTGGTCCTGCTCGACAACGGCCGCACCCGCGCGCTCGCCGACGACGTCGGCCGCCAGGCGCTGCGCTGCATCCGCTGCTCGGCCTGCCTCAACGTCTGCCCGGTCTACGAGCGCACCGGCGGGCACGCGTACGGCTCGGTCTACCCCGGGCCCATCGGCGCGATCCTCAACCCGCTCCTCAAGGGCACCGGCGACCCGCAGACCGACTCGCTGCCCTACGCCTCGTCGCTGTGCGGCGCCTGCTTCGAGGCCTGCCCGGTCCGGATCGACATCCCCGAGGTGCTCGTCCACCTGCGGTCCAAGGTCGTCGACGGGCACCGCGACGACACCGTCCCGAAGGCGGAGGCCGTCGCGTTCAAGGGCGCGGCGTACGCCCTCGGGGACTCCCGGCGACTCGCCTGGGCCGAGCGGGCCTCCGGCCTCGCCGGTCGGGTGATGACGCGCTTCGGACGTACGTCGCTGCCCGGCGGCCGCGCGGCCGCCGGCCGGGTCCCCGGGCCGGGCGTGGGCAAGTGGACCAGCGCCCGCGACCTGCCCGCCCCGCCCGCGGAGTCCTTCCGCGCCTGGTGGAAGCGCACCGACGGAGGACGACGATGA
- a CDS encoding PfkB family carbohydrate kinase produces the protein MTGVVVVGGINQDITVRVDRRPRAGETVVGDGPAVSAGGKGANMAVAAARAGGVRVALCGAVGADAAGRDQVEQLRQAGVDVAGVAVRADAATGSALIVVTPDGENSIAVGAGANATLTDAQVAAACRGARVVLAQTEVGPGPVVAAARVTADDARLVLSPAPVVELPADVLALADPLVVNEEEAADLAGVPDAARVRERTGARSVVLTLGAAGVEVADAAGTRRLPAPTVTAVDTTGAGDVLAGTLAAALAGGRSLDEALEAAVAAAARSVQHRGARA, from the coding sequence ATGACGGGCGTGGTCGTGGTGGGCGGGATCAATCAGGACATCACCGTGCGGGTCGACCGGCGCCCTCGCGCAGGCGAGACCGTCGTCGGCGACGGCCCGGCGGTCAGCGCGGGCGGCAAAGGCGCCAACATGGCGGTGGCCGCGGCCCGGGCCGGCGGTGTCCGGGTCGCCCTGTGCGGCGCCGTCGGCGCGGACGCCGCGGGCCGCGACCAGGTCGAGCAGCTGCGGCAGGCCGGGGTCGACGTCGCCGGGGTGGCCGTGCGTGCGGACGCCGCGACCGGCTCGGCGCTGATCGTCGTGACGCCCGACGGGGAGAACTCGATCGCCGTGGGCGCCGGCGCGAACGCCACGCTCACGGACGCGCAGGTGGCGGCGGCGTGCCGGGGCGCCAGGGTCGTCCTCGCACAGACCGAGGTCGGGCCCGGACCGGTGGTCGCGGCCGCCCGGGTGACGGCGGACGATGCCAGGCTGGTGCTGAGCCCGGCGCCGGTGGTCGAGCTCCCGGCGGACGTGCTGGCCCTCGCCGACCCGCTCGTGGTCAACGAGGAGGAGGCGGCGGACCTGGCCGGCGTACCCGACGCCGCCCGGGTCCGGGAGCGGACGGGGGCCCGGTCGGTGGTGCTCACGCTCGGCGCCGCGGGGGTCGAGGTGGCCGACGCCGCCGGCACCCGGCGGCTGCCGGCGCCCACGGTGACGGCCGTGGACACCACCGGTGCCGGCGACGTCCTCGCCGGCACCCTCGCCGCGGCGCTCGCCGGCGGCCGCTCCCTGGACGAGGCCCTGGAGGCGGCCGTCGCGGCGGCGGCCCGCTCGGTCCAGCACCGGGGCGCCCGCGCCTGA